Proteins from one Desulfonema limicola genomic window:
- a CDS encoding hybrid sensor histidine kinase/response regulator: MRKEKILVVDDEEDLLELLRYNLAAEGFNVTCSESGEDALDLVKDLLPDLILLDIMMPGLDGIETCNLLKKGSSTKDIPVIFITALSDTPDKVKGLKTGAVDYISKPFKKEEVLARIETHLNICSQKKKLKEVNAQKDDFFSIIAHDMRNIFNGLTGTSWLISEAVNNDNYQNMKTLAKRMNESSENAYSLLENLLKWSRLQKDCIKYEPQRISINELVSRVVNNFKANAHMKTITLSYSVPPDTWAVADINMTDIIMRNLVSNAVKFTEKGGRVSIYAKNTGDYIEISVCDTGTGICEQDFHKIMRIDVKYKKEGTEGEQGTGMGLLLCKDFIEKNQGTIKIKSKPGIGSEFTIRLPAQSQVNQEKQKLLLADQVFPLQA; this comes from the coding sequence ATGAGAAAAGAAAAAATACTTGTAGTTGATGATGAAGAAGATTTGCTTGAATTATTAAGATATAATCTTGCTGCAGAAGGCTTTAATGTAACCTGCTCTGAAAGCGGGGAAGATGCCCTTGATCTTGTAAAAGATCTTCTGCCTGATCTTATACTTCTAGATATAATGATGCCCGGGCTTGATGGTATAGAAACATGTAATCTTTTAAAAAAAGGCAGCAGCACAAAAGATATACCGGTCATTTTTATTACAGCCTTATCAGATACACCTGACAAGGTAAAAGGCCTTAAGACAGGTGCTGTTGATTATATAAGCAAACCTTTTAAAAAAGAAGAGGTTCTGGCAAGAATTGAAACTCATCTTAATATTTGCAGCCAGAAAAAGAAACTTAAAGAAGTAAATGCACAAAAAGATGACTTTTTCTCAATCATTGCCCATGACATGAGAAATATATTTAATGGTTTAACAGGTACGTCCTGGTTAATCTCAGAAGCAGTTAATAATGATAATTATCAAAATATGAAAACACTTGCCAAAAGAATGAACGAGTCTTCGGAAAATGCTTACAGCCTGCTGGAAAATCTTTTAAAATGGTCAAGACTTCAAAAAGACTGTATAAAATATGAACCTCAAAGGATCAGCATAAATGAGCTTGTGAGCAGGGTTGTTAATAATTTCAAGGCAAATGCACATATGAAAACAATTACTCTTTCATATTCAGTGCCTCCAGATACATGGGCAGTTGCAGATATTAATATGACAGATATAATTATGCGTAATCTTGTTTCCAATGCTGTTAAATTTACTGAAAAAGGAGGCAGGGTTTCCATTTATGCAAAAAATACAGGTGATTATATTGAAATTTCTGTTTGTGATACAGGAACAGGTATTTGTGAACAAGATTTTCATAAAATCATGAGAATAGATGTTAAATATAAAAAAGAAGGTACTGAAGGAGAACAGGGAACTGGTATGGGCCTGCTGCTGTGCAAGGATTTTATTGAAAAAAACCAGGGAACTATAAAGATAAAAAGCAAACCAGGCATTGGTTCAGAGTTTACCATAAGACTACCTGCCCAAAGCCAGGTTAATCAGGAAAAACAAAAACTACTTTTGGCAGATCAGGTTTTTCCCCTTCAAGCTTGA
- the hpf gene encoding ribosome hibernation-promoting factor, HPF/YfiA family — protein MQTSVTFKNLDPSENLKSYVKDKLDKFDRFLDNPAEANVVLSVEKFRHIAEFNIIGDRLKINGREETNDMYLAIDMVLDKLEKQIKKSKQKIRERRSDRKSGKAAAMDIEPGYIPEEDSGGEIIATTIDYKPMDPEEAVMQLDLSDDNFIVFTNSRTERINVVYRRNDGNYGLIQPAS, from the coding sequence ATGCAGACATCTGTTACCTTTAAAAATCTTGATCCCTCAGAAAACTTGAAATCTTATGTAAAAGACAAGCTGGACAAATTTGATCGTTTTCTTGACAACCCGGCAGAGGCCAATGTTGTACTTTCTGTTGAAAAGTTCCGTCATATTGCAGAGTTTAACATTATAGGCGACCGTTTAAAAATCAATGGCAGGGAAGAAACCAATGACATGTATCTTGCCATTGACATGGTTCTTGATAAACTGGAAAAACAGATTAAGAAAAGCAAACAAAAAATCAGGGAACGCAGAAGTGACCGCAAAAGCGGTAAAGCTGCTGCAATGGATATAGAGCCTGGATATATTCCTGAAGAGGACAGCGGGGGGGAAATAATAGCCACGACAATTGATTATAAGCCTATGGACCCTGAAGAAGCTGTTATGCAGCTTGATTTATCGGATGATAATTTTATAGTATTTACCAATTCAAGGACTGAGCGTATTAATGTAGTATATCGCAGAAATGATGGCAACTACGGACTGATTCAACCTGCAAGTTAA
- the kdsA gene encoding 3-deoxy-8-phosphooctulonate synthase — MTKMVKIENISVGGASPLVLISGPCVIEDYKTTYDIALYLKTLTQDLDMPFIFKASYDKANRTSVNAFRGPGVKQGLEILDAVKKELKIMILSDVHQLSEVEQASQVLDIIQVPAFLCRQTDLIFEVAKTGKTVNIKKGQFLAPWDTANIIEKVLSVGNERVLITERGTMFGYNNLVVDFRGIKIMQDTTGCPVIFDATHSVQLPGGSGKSSGGQREFAPILARASVAAGADGVFLEVHKDPDAALCDGPNSLRLDDLGPLLSQLKELKSII, encoded by the coding sequence ATGACTAAAATGGTTAAAATAGAAAATATATCTGTTGGAGGGGCATCTCCACTGGTTTTAATCTCTGGTCCTTGTGTGATTGAAGATTATAAAACAACATATGACATTGCTTTATATCTCAAAACCCTTACTCAGGATCTGGATATGCCTTTTATATTTAAGGCTTCTTATGACAAAGCCAACAGAACATCAGTAAATGCATTCAGGGGGCCTGGAGTCAAACAGGGGCTTGAAATCCTGGATGCTGTTAAAAAAGAACTTAAAATCATGATATTGTCAGATGTTCATCAATTGTCTGAAGTAGAGCAGGCATCCCAGGTTCTTGACATAATCCAGGTTCCGGCTTTTTTATGCAGGCAGACAGATTTGATTTTTGAGGTTGCCAAAACAGGAAAGACTGTTAATATTAAGAAAGGACAGTTTCTTGCTCCCTGGGACACGGCAAATATTATTGAAAAGGTTTTATCTGTGGGAAATGAACGGGTTCTTATTACAGAAAGGGGTACCATGTTTGGTTATAATAACCTGGTGGTTGATTTCAGGGGTATAAAGATTATGCAGGATACAACAGGATGTCCTGTAATATTTGACGCAACCCACAGTGTTCAGCTTCCTGGAGGTTCTGGAAAATCATCAGGGGGCCAGAGGGAATTTGCACCCATACTTGCAAGAGCTTCTGTTGCAGCAGGTGCAGATGGTGTATTTCTGGAGGTACATAAAGACCCTGATGCTGCATTATGCGACGGCCCCAATTCATTAAGACTTGATGATCTAGGCCCCTTGCTTTCCCAGCTTAAAGAGCTTAAAAGTATTATATGA
- the lptC gene encoding LPS export ABC transporter periplasmic protein LptC: protein MKKDIKSKKLKIVLISVIITALFGVLSVFTIYRQVLNKTSSMTSSISEGTTMAMQSIYQTAVKDGVTEWSMDAASANYLESENQAVFQEPVVTFFLKDNTKASLSADSGIIKTDSRDINVFGNVILKNQGYLLKTNKLQYKHDQKVFLTETHVEIFRNDFDLSADSAYFDLNSKKIIFKGNVKGTFGEGISL from the coding sequence ATGAAAAAAGATATAAAATCAAAAAAACTGAAAATAGTTTTAATTTCAGTTATTATAACTGCTTTATTTGGAGTTCTCTCTGTGTTTACCATTTACAGGCAGGTTTTAAACAAAACCAGTTCCATGACATCATCTATTTCAGAAGGCACAACTATGGCTATGCAGTCCATTTATCAAACTGCTGTTAAAGATGGTGTTACTGAGTGGAGCATGGATGCAGCTTCTGCAAATTATCTTGAATCAGAAAATCAGGCTGTTTTCCAGGAACCTGTGGTAACATTTTTTTTAAAAGACAATACAAAAGCCAGTCTTTCTGCTGACTCAGGAATTATAAAAACAGATTCCAGGGACATTAATGTTTTTGGTAATGTTATACTTAAAAATCAGGGTTATTTATTAAAAACCAATAAATTACAATATAAGCATGACCAAAAGGTATTTTTAACAGAAACACATGTGGAAATTTTCAGAAATGATTTTGATCTTTCTGCTGATTCAGCATATTTTGATTTAAATTCTAAGAAAATTATCTTTAAAGGTAATGTTAAGGGGACTTTTGGTGAGGGGATTTCATTATAA
- a CDS encoding homocysteine biosynthesis protein — MKKHKINKSYQEINEKIKAGKAVIVTAEEIIDIVQDKGPVEAAKSVDVVTTGTFAPMCSSGAFINFGHSVPGIKASRVWLNNVPAYGGIAAVDCYIGATEPCEDDPLNKVHPGEFNYGGGHVIEDLIAGKKVFLKAEAYGTTCYPKRSLEKKISLDTLPYAVLCNPRNAYQNYNCAVNLTNKTVYTYMGALKPKGANANYCSAGQLSPLFNDPYYKTIGLGTRIFIGGAAGYVTWQGTQHNPGVERTKKGIPLKPAGTLCVMGDMKQMNTQWIRGASLQGYGCSISMGLGIPIPILNEEMAEFTSISDKDIFTNIVDYGYDYPNGISKTYGQVSYEELKTGFIQLDGKKVPTTPLSSIVKARQIAEKLKEWIYNKDFLIGEPQFTLPV, encoded by the coding sequence ATGAAAAAGCATAAAATAAATAAATCCTATCAGGAAATAAACGAAAAAATAAAAGCTGGTAAAGCTGTTATTGTTACTGCAGAAGAAATTATTGATATTGTACAAGACAAAGGGCCTGTTGAAGCTGCAAAATCAGTGGATGTTGTTACTACAGGTACATTTGCCCCCATGTGTTCATCAGGTGCATTTATCAATTTTGGCCATTCTGTTCCAGGTATTAAAGCCTCCAGGGTATGGCTCAATAATGTGCCTGCCTATGGCGGAATAGCTGCTGTTGACTGTTATATAGGTGCAACTGAACCATGTGAGGACGATCCTTTAAATAAAGTACATCCAGGAGAATTTAATTACGGAGGAGGCCATGTTATCGAAGACCTGATAGCAGGTAAAAAGGTTTTTCTCAAAGCTGAAGCCTATGGAACAACCTGCTATCCAAAACGAAGCCTGGAAAAAAAGATTTCTCTGGATACCCTGCCTTATGCAGTTTTATGCAATCCAAGAAATGCTTACCAGAATTATAATTGTGCAGTAAACCTTACCAATAAAACAGTTTATACCTATATGGGTGCCTTAAAACCCAAAGGTGCCAATGCAAACTATTGTTCAGCCGGCCAGTTAAGCCCTTTGTTTAATGACCCTTATTATAAAACCATTGGACTGGGAACCAGGATATTTATAGGCGGTGCCGCAGGCTATGTAACCTGGCAGGGAACCCAGCACAACCCTGGAGTTGAAAGAACAAAAAAAGGAATCCCCTTAAAACCTGCTGGAACCCTGTGTGTTATGGGAGATATGAAGCAAATGAATACTCAATGGATAAGGGGTGCCAGTCTTCAGGGATATGGATGTTCAATCAGTATGGGACTTGGAATACCCATTCCCATATTAAATGAAGAAATGGCAGAATTTACCAGTATATCAGATAAAGACATATTTACCAATATTGTTGATTATGGCTATGATTATCCTAATGGGATTTCCAAAACCTATGGACAGGTAAGTTATGAAGAATTAAAAACAGGATTTATTCAACTTGATGGCAAAAAGGTTCCAACAACTCCTCTTTCCAGCATTGTCAAAGCCAGACAGATTGCAGAAAAGTTAAAAGAATGGATTTACAACAAAGATTTTCTAATAGGAGAACCCCAGTTTACCCTGCCTGTATAA
- the lptB gene encoding LPS export ABC transporter ATP-binding protein, whose protein sequence is MPVLSLGGLVKIYRNRTVVDSVDLYVKSGSVVGLLGPNGAGKTTTFYMAVGLIQPDKGEVFLDHENITEYPMYMRARKGVGYLPQETSIFKKLTVKQNIMAVLEFFSMSKSDQEKKTEMLLNELGIWHLADQKASVLSGGECRRLEISRALATDPCFILLDEPFAGVDPLAVIDIKNIIAHLKNRGIGILISDHNVRETLGACDYAYILNNGKVIESGSPEKIADSEIAKRIYLGKEFRL, encoded by the coding sequence ATGCCTGTACTTTCTCTTGGGGGACTGGTTAAAATATACAGAAACAGAACTGTTGTTGATTCTGTTGACTTATATGTCAAAAGCGGTTCAGTAGTAGGGCTTTTAGGACCTAACGGGGCAGGAAAGACAACCACTTTTTACATGGCAGTAGGATTAATACAGCCTGACAAAGGAGAGGTTTTCCTTGACCATGAAAATATTACAGAATATCCAATGTACATGAGAGCCAGAAAAGGTGTGGGATATTTACCTCAGGAAACTTCAATATTTAAAAAGCTGACAGTAAAGCAAAATATTATGGCAGTTCTTGAATTCTTTTCCATGTCAAAATCAGACCAGGAAAAAAAAACAGAAATGCTTTTAAATGAATTAGGAATATGGCATCTGGCAGATCAGAAAGCAAGTGTGTTATCAGGAGGAGAGTGCAGGCGGCTTGAAATAAGCCGTGCCCTTGCCACTGATCCTTGCTTTATTCTTTTAGATGAACCATTTGCAGGAGTTGATCCTCTTGCTGTTATTGATATTAAAAATATTATTGCCCATTTAAAAAACAGGGGAATAGGGATTCTGATTTCTGATCATAATGTAAGAGAAACCCTTGGTGCATGTGATTATGCATATATTTTAAATAATGGAAAAGTTATAGAATCAGGTTCCCCGGAAAAGATTGCAGACAGTGAGATAGCAAAGCGCATATATCTGGGAAAAGAATTCAGGTTATAA
- a CDS encoding PTS sugar transporter subunit IIA — MKMLDFLKKDAILSDLQAQDKKGVIEELVMPLVKTAGVKYEELVKILMERERLGSTGIGGGIGIPHGKLKGLKSLMLNFGRSRKGVDFESIDGRPTHIFFLLITPENSIDIHLKLLAHISRILKNDLFKERLLKAENCEDILNIIRQEEAEA, encoded by the coding sequence ATGAAAATGCTTGATTTTTTAAAAAAAGATGCGATTTTATCGGATTTGCAGGCACAGGACAAAAAAGGCGTTATTGAAGAACTGGTAATGCCCCTGGTAAAAACAGCGGGTGTTAAATATGAAGAACTTGTCAAAATCCTTATGGAAAGGGAACGGCTTGGCAGTACAGGCATAGGAGGCGGCATTGGTATTCCCCACGGAAAATTGAAGGGTCTGAAATCTTTAATGCTCAATTTTGGCAGAAGCAGAAAAGGAGTTGACTTTGAATCTATTGACGGAAGGCCGACTCATATTTTTTTTCTTTTGATTACACCTGAAAATTCCATAGATATTCATCTAAAACTGCTTGCTCATATTTCCAGAATCCTGAAAAATGATCTTTTTAAAGAAAGGCTGTTAAAGGCTGAAAATTGTGAAGACATCCTGAATATTATAAGGCAGGAGGAAGCAGAAGCATGA
- a CDS encoding M23 family metallopeptidase, with protein sequence MKNKLKFMKIRIVAAITCIAVIVIALILVLRLEGENPVLKIDGLSSSLKASQNFFISVSDKKSGIRRIQVVLNKNDKETVLYEKELPMTNFIMGGSVYDYEFDLQIKPKEIGISDGQGILSIYVSDCSWRGWLHGNNTIIKQEVIIDTVKPKINVVSQQHNISQGGSGLVVYSLSEPCPENGVVVGNNFFPGYSASKIPGVKEDHFYMSFIALNYRQGKETQMFIKAVDQAGNASKTGFLHYIKPVTFKKDIINISDRFLDQKLPEFDDDLPENASAVEKFLIVNNKLRTNNTKKLKSIGNNTENTLFWQGPFLRLPNSARKASFADHREYRYNGEKIDEQYHMGIDLASTAHTPVPASNSGKVVFTGYIGIYGKTVVIDHGFGLFSAYSHLNTIETEADKIVSKGEIIGKTGLTGLAGGDHLHFAMILHNTFVNPVEWWDPVWIKNNITNKIKEIKSKG encoded by the coding sequence TTGAAAAACAAATTAAAATTCATGAAAATTCGTATTGTGGCAGCCATAACCTGTATTGCAGTTATTGTTATTGCCCTGATACTTGTATTAAGGCTGGAAGGTGAAAATCCTGTTTTAAAAATAGACGGTTTATCATCATCACTTAAAGCATCGCAAAATTTTTTTATATCAGTGTCTGATAAAAAAAGCGGCATACGCAGAATCCAGGTTGTACTGAACAAAAATGACAAAGAGACTGTTTTATATGAAAAGGAACTGCCCATGACAAACTTTATCATGGGAGGCAGTGTTTATGATTATGAGTTTGATCTTCAAATCAAGCCAAAAGAAATAGGTATTTCTGACGGCCAGGGCATATTAAGTATTTATGTGTCAGACTGTTCCTGGCGGGGCTGGCTTCATGGAAATAACACCATAATAAAACAAGAGGTTATAATTGATACTGTAAAACCAAAAATCAATGTTGTCAGCCAGCAGCACAATATAAGCCAGGGAGGCAGCGGGCTTGTAGTTTACAGTCTTTCTGAACCATGCCCTGAAAATGGGGTGGTTGTTGGAAATAATTTTTTTCCAGGCTATTCTGCCAGTAAAATACCAGGTGTTAAAGAAGATCATTTTTACATGAGCTTTATTGCCCTGAATTACAGACAGGGTAAAGAAACCCAAATGTTTATAAAGGCAGTTGACCAGGCAGGCAATGCTTCAAAAACAGGTTTTCTTCATTATATTAAACCTGTAACCTTTAAAAAAGATATTATTAATATTTCCGACCGTTTTCTAGATCAGAAATTACCTGAATTTGATGATGATCTTCCTGAAAATGCAAGTGCTGTGGAAAAATTCTTGATAGTTAATAACAAGCTCCGTACAAATAATACTAAAAAGCTTAAAAGTATAGGAAACAATACAGAAAACACTCTTTTCTGGCAGGGACCCTTTTTAAGACTTCCCAATTCTGCAAGAAAGGCCAGTTTTGCAGACCATCGTGAATATAGATATAATGGTGAAAAAATTGATGAACAATACCATATGGGGATTGACCTGGCTTCAACTGCCCATACACCTGTGCCTGCTTCCAACAGCGGAAAGGTTGTATTTACAGGATATATAGGTATTTATGGAAAAACCGTTGTTATAGATCATGGTTTTGGTTTATTCAGTGCTTACTCCCATTTAAATACTATAGAAACAGAGGCTGATAAAATAGTATCCAAAGGAGAGATTATCGGCAAGACCGGTTTAACCGGACTTGCAGGAGGGGATCATCTCCATTTTGCCATGATACTTCATAATACCTTTGTCAATCCAGTTGAATGGTGGGACCCCGTCTGGATAAAAAATAATATTACCAACAAGATTAAAGAAATTAAATCAAAGGGCTGA
- a CDS encoding KdsC family phosphatase, whose amino-acid sequence MNTDLINRIKQVKLLLLDVDGVLTDGTIIYHDNGDEIKIFNVKDGLGLRLLMDSGIQAGIVTGRASQALLHRCKNLGINLIFDKIKDKASVLDIIVQKTSFMPRQMAFMGDDLPDLPLMRLTGISAAVADAHEQVRKYADIITVNKGGHGAVRELCEIILDTQGFWDKIKESYINS is encoded by the coding sequence ATGAATACAGACTTGATAAACAGGATAAAACAAGTCAAACTCCTGCTTTTGGATGTGGACGGGGTATTGACAGACGGCACTATTATTTATCATGATAATGGTGATGAAATCAAAATTTTCAATGTAAAAGACGGACTTGGTCTCAGACTGCTCATGGATTCAGGTATTCAAGCAGGGATTGTTACAGGCAGGGCATCACAAGCACTTTTACACAGATGCAAAAATCTTGGAATCAATCTGATTTTTGACAAAATAAAGGATAAAGCATCTGTTCTTGATATAATTGTGCAAAAAACCAGTTTCATGCCCAGGCAGATGGCATTTATGGGGGATGATCTTCCAGACCTGCCTCTTATGAGACTTACAGGAATATCTGCTGCAGTTGCTGATGCCCATGAGCAGGTTAGAAAATATGCAGATATTATAACTGTCAACAAAGGCGGTCATGGTGCTGTTCGTGAATTATGTGAGATTATTCTTGATACCCAGGGGTTTTGGGATAAAATAAAGGAGAGTTATATTAATTCATGA
- the rpoN gene encoding RNA polymerase factor sigma-54 has product MALEIRQQLKLSQQLVMTPQLQMAIKLLQLSRLELVDAITQELEENPALEEIQETSEREDADTRGSDEAPDIKNDDISAKEVTIEEKLNDEIDWSNYIEEYNSPGKASFEAEGKESPQYEAFIAKKENLSDHLLWQLLMTSPDKEDEKIASLIIGNLNANGFLDISLEEIASMADTPVKNIKKVLKLLQTFDPVGICAENLQDSLLIQARYFGCDNDIVCDIIKDHISNLENKNYKAISKALKKDIRHIIEAVNIIKSLDPRPGLKFNNEEPQYITPDIYVYKMEDNDFAIVLNDDGMPRLRVNAFYQNAINCKEDIPGTARDYMQEKIRSASWLIKSIHQRQKTIYKVMESILKFQREFFEKGVAHLKPMILKDVADDIEMHESTISRVTTNKYVYTEQGIFELKYFFNSSINSVEGDSFSSASVQQKIRQIIESENPKKTFSDEKIAQILKESNIDIARRTVAKYRELMKILPSNKRKQF; this is encoded by the coding sequence ATGGCACTTGAAATAAGACAACAGCTTAAATTAAGCCAGCAATTGGTTATGACCCCCCAGCTTCAAATGGCTATAAAACTTTTGCAGTTGTCCAGACTGGAATTAGTAGATGCCATTACACAAGAACTGGAGGAAAACCCGGCTTTAGAAGAAATTCAGGAAACATCTGAAAGGGAAGATGCAGACACCAGGGGAAGCGATGAAGCTCCTGATATAAAAAATGATGATATTTCTGCAAAAGAGGTTACAATAGAAGAAAAGCTCAATGATGAGATTGACTGGAGCAATTATATTGAAGAATATAATTCACCTGGAAAAGCAAGCTTTGAAGCTGAAGGAAAGGAATCGCCTCAATACGAGGCATTTATTGCTAAAAAGGAGAATTTGAGCGATCATCTTCTCTGGCAGCTCCTGATGACATCTCCTGATAAGGAAGATGAAAAAATAGCAAGCCTTATTATCGGCAATCTTAATGCAAACGGCTTTCTTGATATCTCTCTTGAAGAAATTGCATCAATGGCTGATACGCCGGTTAAAAATATCAAAAAGGTTTTAAAATTACTTCAAACCTTTGATCCTGTCGGTATATGTGCAGAAAATCTTCAAGACAGCCTTTTGATTCAGGCCCGATATTTTGGGTGTGATAATGATATTGTATGTGATATTATCAAAGATCATATCAGTAATCTTGAAAATAAAAATTATAAGGCAATTTCAAAAGCACTGAAAAAAGATATTAGACATATAATTGAGGCAGTTAATATTATAAAAAGCCTGGATCCCAGGCCTGGTTTAAAATTCAATAATGAAGAACCCCAATACATAACCCCGGATATCTATGTATATAAAATGGAGGATAATGATTTTGCCATTGTATTAAATGATGATGGAATGCCGAGGCTCAGGGTAAATGCTTTTTATCAGAATGCCATTAACTGCAAAGAAGATATTCCAGGAACAGCCCGTGATTACATGCAGGAGAAGATCCGTTCAGCATCATGGCTTATTAAAAGTATTCATCAGCGCCAGAAAACAATCTATAAAGTCATGGAAAGTATTCTGAAATTTCAGAGGGAATTTTTTGAAAAAGGGGTGGCACATCTTAAACCAATGATATTAAAGGATGTTGCAGATGATATTGAGATGCATGAATCTACTATAAGCAGGGTAACAACCAATAAATATGTTTACACTGAACAGGGTATTTTTGAATTAAAGTATTTTTTTAACAGTTCTATCAACAGTGTTGAAGGAGATTCATTTTCTTCAGCAAGTGTACAGCAGAAAATAAGGCAGATTATTGAAAGTGAAAATCCTAAAAAAACCTTTAGTGATGAAAAAATTGCACAGATTTTAAAAGAATCGAATATAGATATTGCCAGACGAACCGTAGCTAAGTATCGTGAACTAATGAAGATACTTCCATCTAACAAACGAAAACAATTCTAG
- the rapZ gene encoding RNase adapter RapZ, translating to MKNLKIVIITGLSGSGKSTALAAFEDAGFYCVDNMPVILLPKLLELPIESASEITGLAFVMDLREKQFLSQYLSVFEELKAKGYLFKILFLEADEKILMQRFSQTRRYHPLAKDKGLAEGIMAEKNLLKDLRESSDQLIDTSRYTVHDLKAMILGLARENKKRIPMRINIMSFGFKFGIPHDADLVMDVRFLANPYFIPELKSLNGETKEIQDFVLKRDETKKFISKYLDFIDFLIPLYEKEGKAYLTLGIGCTGGKHRSVAVACSIFNSINTPERWVNITHRDIGKN from the coding sequence GTGAAAAATTTAAAAATAGTTATTATCACAGGTCTTTCCGGTTCTGGTAAAAGTACTGCTCTGGCAGCTTTTGAAGATGCGGGTTTTTATTGTGTTGATAATATGCCGGTAATTCTTCTTCCCAAATTATTGGAACTGCCCATAGAAAGTGCTTCAGAGATTACAGGGCTTGCTTTTGTTATGGATCTCAGGGAAAAACAATTTCTCTCACAATATTTATCTGTTTTTGAAGAACTCAAAGCCAAAGGTTATTTGTTTAAGATATTGTTCCTGGAAGCAGATGAAAAAATCCTGATGCAGCGGTTCAGCCAGACCAGGCGTTACCATCCTCTTGCAAAGGATAAAGGTCTTGCTGAAGGAATTATGGCTGAAAAAAATCTTTTAAAAGATCTGAGAGAATCATCAGATCAGCTTATTGACACATCAAGATATACAGTACATGATCTTAAAGCCATGATACTTGGTCTTGCCAGGGAAAATAAAAAACGTATTCCCATGCGCATCAACATAATGTCGTTTGGTTTTAAATTCGGTATTCCCCATGATGCTGATCTGGTGATGGATGTCAGGTTTCTTGCCAATCCTTATTTTATCCCGGAATTAAAATCCTTGAACGGGGAAACAAAGGAGATTCAAGATTTTGTTCTCAAACGGGATGAAACAAAAAAATTTATATCCAAATACCTTGATTTTATTGATTTTCTTATTCCTTTGTATGAAAAAGAAGGCAAGGCTTATCTTACTCTGGGCATTGGATGTACAGGCGGCAAACATCGTTCTGTAGCTGTTGCGTGTTCTATTTTTAATTCAATTAACACCCCTGAACGCTGGGTAAATATCACGCATCGTGATATTGGAAAAAATTGA
- a CDS encoding LptA/OstA family protein, whose amino-acid sequence MRGFHYNISCMCFWALILLINAGNGYCQTDSLPAKKGAEKERIHISAQSLVADDNEKYAEFIGNVKAVQGDTTINSESLKIYYEGQAEKQIKDQTDKSKNTPGQGQDSIKKIVATGSVKIKFDEIDAQAHEVIYTTIDRVLILNGPGAKVIKKGSGSTTANKITIYRDSGQIKFEGGVEGVFFPGQRDLN is encoded by the coding sequence GTGAGGGGATTTCATTATAATATATCCTGCATGTGTTTTTGGGCTTTAATATTGTTAATAAATGCCGGAAATGGATACTGCCAGACTGATTCCCTGCCTGCAAAAAAGGGTGCTGAAAAAGAGCGCATTCATATTTCAGCCCAGAGCCTTGTTGCAGATGACAATGAAAAATATGCTGAATTCATTGGAAATGTTAAAGCTGTTCAGGGTGATACAACTATTAATTCCGAGAGCCTGAAGATTTATTATGAAGGCCAGGCTGAAAAACAAATTAAAGATCAGACAGACAAAAGTAAAAACACACCGGGCCAGGGACAGGATTCAATTAAAAAAATTGTTGCCACAGGCAGTGTTAAAATCAAATTTGATGAAATTGATGCGCAGGCCCATGAAGTAATTTATACTACCATAGACAGGGTACTGATCTTAAACGGTCCCGGGGCTAAAGTCATAAAAAAAGGAAGCGGCTCAACTACTGCAAATAAAATAACTATTTACAGAGACAGCGGGCAGATCAAGTTTGAAGGCGGGGTAGAGGGTGTTTTTTTTCCAGGACAAAGGGATTTAAACTAG